A window from Peromyscus leucopus breed LL Stock chromosome 8a, UCI_PerLeu_2.1, whole genome shotgun sequence encodes these proteins:
- the Mpc1 gene encoding mitochondrial pyruvate carrier 1 codes for MAGTLVRKAADYVRSKDFRDYLMSTHFWGPVANWGLPIAAINDMKKSPEIISGRMTFALCCYSLTFMRFAYKVQPRNWLLFACHVTNEVAQLIQGGRLINYEMSKKASA; via the exons ATGGCTGGGACGCTGGTGCGCAAAGCGGCGGACTATGTCCGGAGCAAGGATTTCCGGGACTATCTCATGAG TACG CACTTCTGGGGCCCCGTTGCCAACTGGGGTCTCCCTATTGCTGCGATCAATGACATGAAGAAGTCTCCGGAGATTATCAGTGGGCGGATGACCTTTG CCCTCTGTTGCTATTCTTTGACATTCATGAGATTTGCCTACAAGGTGCAGCCTCGAAACTGGCTTCTGTTTGCCTGCCACGTAACAAATGAAGTAGCTCAGCTCATTCAGGGAGGACGGCTTATCAACTATGA GATGAGTAAGAAGGCGTCTGCATAG